ATCATCCATATCCTTAACATTCGTTATAACGCCGTGAAGGCCATCAAATTTCGCTGCCTGAGCATATTTCTCTTCATTTATCTCGCAGTTTACATCGCCGGTAACTCGCATAAATTTCTTGTAGCCGTAGTTGCTTATAAGGGATTTGGGGTTACTGCTCTTTTCAAGCTTCTCACGAAGTTTTCTTATAGCTTCGTCCCTGTCGTGTTTATTCTTTTTGGCGAGCTTGTCGCTGTAGGTAACAATTAGCCTTCTGTTCTTGCCGTAATCAAAGCTTCTCAGCGGAGCAGCGGATTCTGTAATCTTTGATTTCCATTGGTCAGTGAGGCTTTTAAGCCTCGCTGCTACGATATACTCAACTTCCTGCTCTTGAAGGTAGTCAAGATTAGGCTTGCTAAGCATCGCGCTGTCTGCGGTGAAGATAACGCGTTTGAGGTTGTATTTCTCTTTGATCTTAGGGATAACAGTATGCAGAGTATGCCCTTCATACTGATTGCCGGGGAACACCTCATAACCAACTGGAAGCCCCTCTGAGGTTGAGAGAAGGCCAAGCACAACCTGCGGCTGATTGAACTTCATATCCTTGCTGTAGCCGTTCTTTTTGAGCTCATCTTCAGTAAATGATTCAAAATACAGGGTGGTGCAGTCGTAAAACAGAAGGCTAATCTCATCTCCAAGAAGACCTTTAGCAGCCTTGTGAGCGTGGTTTTGAGCCTTGTTGATAATATCGTCTGTTATTCCGTCCATCATCCTGTAAACACTGTCAAGAGAGAGGCTGATGCCGAAGTCTTTGGAGAGATCCTGAACACTGTTGCGCTTGCTGACCGGATTTGCAAGCCTTGCCATGGTAATGTGGCGAA
This window of the Sedimentisphaera salicampi genome carries:
- a CDS encoding IS1634 family transposase, with product MFIRVKKSKNSPKRSVQIVASYRNEKNQPRQRIVRHMGTAFTEEDVTRLKDLAEFEKAKLEAEITPALFKPEQLAEAAIEARKKIDDEPINVNLKDIKEQARITTGIHEVFGSIYDELGFNNLFDKRKEAARRNLRHITMARLANPVSKRNSVQDLSKDFGISLSLDSVYRMMDGITDDIINKAQNHAHKAAKGLLGDEISLLFYDCTTLYFESFTEDELKKNGYSKDMKFNQPQVVLGLLSTSEGLPVGYEVFPGNQYEGHTLHTVIPKIKEKYNLKRVIFTADSAMLSKPNLDYLQEQEVEYIVAARLKSLTDQWKSKITESAAPLRSFDYGKNRRLIVTYSDKLAKKNKHDRDEAIRKLREKLEKSSNPKSLISNYGYKKFMRVTGDVNCEINEEKYAQAAKFDGLHGVITNVKDMDDSAVVEHYKQLWLIEECFRISKHDLKIRPIYHWTPKRIKAHILICFIALTCARNLAYRVRLRFEAMSVARMVNALNHVQLSILWDKKSECKYVLPSKINEDARKLYKTVNLSTNTTPYKM